CCTGCCGATCGTGGCCATCGGCAGCGTCGAGCCGGCGGACGTGCCGGCGTTGGCGGGGACCGGGGTGGCCGGCGTCGCGCTCGTGCGCGGGATCATGGACGCGCCGGACCCCGGCGCCGTGGTGCACGAGGTGCTCGCCGGCTTCCGCTGACGCTTCCCCTTGGTGGGGCCGGATGCCGGCCATGCCGGAGGTGAGCCCGGCGCGCCGGATCGGGAATGCCACCGCGGGGCAGCGGTGGGAGAGCGCTCTCGCGCATCATCGGATCTCTTGACCTGATGTTTACCCCTCATTCAGCGCGGAACTGAAGGTAGTTCATGCGACAAGCCGACTCTTGGATGAGGGGAGAGCGCTCTCCCCTCCATTCGTTCCACCGGTCCGTCCTGGTCCCAGGACGCCGAGTCCCCGCCGTCACTCCCACGAAAGAGGCCCGCCGTGCGCCACCCCCTCCGTGTCCTCGCCGCCACCGCGGCAGTATCCCTCCTCCTGACCGGTTGCGGTGCGTCCGGCGCCCAGTCCGGGGACAAGGCGTCCGCCGGTGGGTCCGCCGCCTCCGGCGAACCGTTGGTCGTCTACACCAACTCCAACGCGGACGGCCGGGCCGAGTGGCTGACCGAGAAGGCCGCCGAGGCCGGGATCCCCGTGGAGATCGTCGGCCAGGGCGGCGGGGACACCACCAACAAGATCCTCGCCGAGGCCGGCAACCCCGTGGCGGACGTGGTCTTCGGGCTGAACCACATGTACTTCTCCCAGCTGGTGCAGGCCGGAACGATCGAGCCCTACACCCCCGAGTGGTCCGATGAGGTGGCCCCGGAGCTGGGCGATCCGTCCGGGGAGGGCAATTTCTGGCCCATCGTCCAGCAGGGCATCGTCCTGGCCTACGACCGCGAGGCCTACACCCCCGAGGAGGCCCCCCAGGACTGGACGGACCTCTGGAGCGAGGAGCGCTTCCACGAGCGCTACGAGTCCGTGACCGGCCTCGGCGGTGCCACCACGCAGCTGGTGTTCGCCGGCATCCTGGACCGGTACCAGGACCCCAGCGGTGAGCTGGGGGTGTCCGCCGAGGGCTGGAAGCAGATCGAGGCCTACTTCGAGCACGGCAACCCGTCCGTGCCGGACACGGACCTGTACCTGCGCATGGCCGAGGACGAGGTGGACATGGGCCAGATGTGGACCTCCGGCATCCCCTCCCGTGAGGAGGAGTACGGCGTCGACACGGAGATCGTCCAGCCCGAGGTGGGCGTCCCGTTCGCCGTGGAGCAGGTCGCGCTCGTCAAGGGCACTGACCAGGCCGAGCGGGCCCAAGAGTTCATCGACTGGTTCGGCAGTGCCGAGACGCAGGCGGCGTGGTCCGCCGAGTTCGACTCGATGCCCGCCAACGAGGGCGCCATCGCCGAGGCCGATCCGGAGATCGTGGAGTTCCACGAGTCCCTCGACCAGCAGGACATCGACTGGGACTTCGTCTCCGAGAACGTCACCGCCTGGATCGAGAAGGTCGAGCTCGAGTACGTCCAGTGACCGGCGGGGGCGGGGGTGCCGACGGCTCCCCCGCCCCGGCCCCGATGTGCTCCTGAGGAGGACCACATGATCCGCTTCGATGATGTCGAGGTGCGCTACGGCGACACCGTGGCCATCCCGCGCCTGGACCTCGAGGTCCGCGAGGGAGAGTTCTTCACCCTGCTCGGCCCGTCCGGCTGCGGCAAGACGACCGCGCTGCGCACCCTCGCAGGCTTCGTCCACCCCTCGGCGGGCCGGGTGTTCGTGGACGGCCGGGACGTCACCCGGTTGCCGAGCGACAAGCGCGAAGTCGGCATGGTGTTCCAGAACTACGCGCTCTTCCCGTCCATGAGCGTGCGGGAGAACATCGCCTTCGGGCTCAAGGTCCGCCGGGAGTCCCGCGCGGAGCGGGAGCGGCTGGTGGCGGACATCGCCCGCCGGGTGGACCTCGCCGAGGCCCACCTGGACCGGAACGTGGCCGAGCTCTCCGGCGGCCAGCAGCAGCGCGTGGCGATCGCCCGGGCGCTGGTGCTGCAGCCCAAGATCCTCCTCCTGGACGAGCCACTGTCCAACCTGGACGCCAAGCTGCGCCAGCAACTGCGCCACCAGCTCAAGGAACTCCAGGCCGAGGTGGGCATCACCACCGTGTACGTCACGCACGACCAGGACGAGGCCCTGACGATGTCGGACCGCATCGCCGTCTTCAACGCCGGGCGCGTGGAGCAGGTCGGGACCCCGCAGGAGGTCTACGACCGCTCCGCCACCGAGTTCGTCTGCACCTTCCTCGGGGACGCCTCGCGGCTCACCCCCGCCCTCCTCACCGCCCTCGACGCCCGGCACCCGGGGCTCGATCCCCGCCGGACCGCCTACGCCCGGCTCGAGAAGGTCGCCCTGGTGGCGCCGGGCAGCAGCGCCCCGGCCGGGACCTGCACCGTCGAGGGCGTCGTGTCCTCGGCCAGCTACCACGGCCT
This genomic window from Citricoccus sp. SGAir0253 contains:
- a CDS encoding ABC transporter ATP-binding protein, which codes for MIRFDDVEVRYGDTVAIPRLDLEVREGEFFTLLGPSGCGKTTALRTLAGFVHPSAGRVFVDGRDVTRLPSDKREVGMVFQNYALFPSMSVRENIAFGLKVRRESRAERERLVADIARRVDLAEAHLDRNVAELSGGQQQRVAIARALVLQPKILLLDEPLSNLDAKLRQQLRHQLKELQAEVGITTVYVTHDQDEALTMSDRIAVFNAGRVEQVGTPQEVYDRSATEFVCTFLGDASRLTPALLTALDARHPGLDPRRTAYARLEKVALVAPGSSAPAGTCTVEGVVSSASYHGLHTTYAVESHGALVRVLFREDGRPRPAVGERVTLAVDPSHVLQYGDDDSASDAVPDPATVAAPAVGA
- a CDS encoding extracellular solute-binding protein — protein: MVVYTNSNADGRAEWLTEKAAEAGIPVEIVGQGGGDTTNKILAEAGNPVADVVFGLNHMYFSQLVQAGTIEPYTPEWSDEVAPELGDPSGEGNFWPIVQQGIVLAYDREAYTPEEAPQDWTDLWSEERFHERYESVTGLGGATTQLVFAGILDRYQDPSGELGVSAEGWKQIEAYFEHGNPSVPDTDLYLRMAEDEVDMGQMWTSGIPSREEEYGVDTEIVQPEVGVPFAVEQVALVKGTDQAERAQEFIDWFGSAETQAAWSAEFDSMPANEGAIAEADPEIVEFHESLDQQDIDWDFVSENVTAWIEKVELEYVQ